Below is a window of Chaetodon trifascialis isolate fChaTrf1 chromosome 17, fChaTrf1.hap1, whole genome shotgun sequence DNA.
agcttcagtttcctTCATgatagatgatgaagatgcacctcaCAGTGCGTTATTGAGCCTCTGATTAGCGATCTGCATCCAagtcaacagctggctttgggtccaatgtctctgtggtcatctttgacaggtgaatgtgcatcagggctgagagacaAATCCGTGACCAACGAGATATGGATTTAATTTTTATTATGCTGAGATGTGCTTATCCCTCttacatgctgcactgctcataAACAGTGTAAGAGACAGTTGGACCACCTTGATGATGTTGGAGTAGTCTGGATTGCTTGTAATTATGTTTGGACTGAGAAAGGATACACAGAGAATGCTGCTAAGTGCTTCCTGCGTGCTCTGAGCACATCCATCCTCTCACAGTGGagtctctgtcaagttgcaTGGTGATTTTTTTGTGATGTCAAAGAGCAGACCCTCAAAATCCAGCAAACTATGTGAACAACTTTGCTCTTAACTCCCCTCTGATAGTTTGTGTAATGCTGTGCATTAGCTGAGTTCCCCCTTCAGATCAAAGCACATGCATATCGATTTCTACTTGGTCTATCATCactttaataataatatataccACATATGTATCACCGACACTGTGGTACAGTGAATGCCTTTCTCTTTCTACCCCCAACATATACCTAAACTAGTCTCTTCTTgaaggaggtttttgtacatGAAAAGGTTCAGAATGAAAAGTTGACTATCAGCATGGAATTAAAACCAGGAAGTTTCAATCCTCTGAACAAAGGATTATTTTCTCCAAATCTCTCCAAAACAAAGGGTATTGAATTCAAtataaagagagacaaaaacacacatgggcTGTTGAatctggaagaagaaaaaaaaaaaagactacaaCTTTAGATGCAACTACGATTACATTTGCATCTTCCATTAAATGAATGTGTTGCTTAGATGTTTTCTTATGGCATGCACGACAATTTTAGCCTTACTCTCTCAGCTGCAAGTCCAGCGGTGTCAAATGTACTTGGGAgcaaatagaaaataaatataaacacataattCAAAGCGATGCATAGACTtacttttagatttttttaaattcaacatGCACTGCTCAAGACCTTAGTGCTTCAATTAGTCTCTACTGGAGGAGAGTGACTGAGAGGATTGCAGTGATCAGGTGGACCGAATCAGGTAAATGAAGGGTGACAGATGGTGAGAACGAGAGCCAGTTAGTGATGAGGACAAAGGAGGTGAGGTAGATgaggaaaggaagagggaaaaCGAAAGGATACAGAGATGTTATAATACAACTGTTTTAGTCTTTAATGTCATTTATTGGGAGCaattttgtctcctgtctgcagTCACAGATTTACAGGAAGTTCTCAAAACGTTGTTTAATAAAAAGATTCTGATTTGATTCACATCAtacttacatttacattttgccTGGTGATACAAATTATAATATTTGCATGTCTTAAGGGTTGATTACCCctaaaatttaaattaaatgcaTAGTGAAGATGCTTTGTCAGCACCTTAAGAAATATGTATTGAGTAAACAGAATCAATCATCCAAATTGGCACAATAAAACCATGACGCGTCGTTGTGAGATGACAGTAACGTCTGCACTTATAGTGATTTAGGTTAAACATTAACTCATAGGTGAATGGACAGCACTGTATAAAGCTAGTGCCCATTTGACTGCGAAGAACTACTGAGGCATTAAACAACTGCAAACAACATTTTTTGAGATGGaaattcttgttttctttcatgttcCATTTACCAACAGAGATGTGGTTTAGGCCAAAATGTACACTGGTGATAGGATGGTATAAAACACCAAcgtgacagagagaagaaacaatAACTGCTGCAAAACTGGTGTTGTGATTTGTAAAAGaagtgtgtttttactttacttcTCGACTAGCAGAGGTGTGAGCAGCACGGTTACTTTCAATACATGAAATAAAGCATCAAAATACCATCAACAGCAAAACTGTACCACTGTTTTGGTTTGGGTTGAAACAGACCCTTTCCCATCGTGAATGACACCAGAAAGACTGCTGGGATCAGATTTCTTCACAAAACGCCTTCAAATAAATCTAGTGTAGTgaaaagtagcagaaaatagaaatactcaggttaagtacaagtacctcgcGATTGTACTTAAAGGCAGTCCTTGAGTAACTGTACTGGTTATTCAAAATTTTGACATTAagatttttatgtttactgCAAATCAGTTCCATATATCAGTTATCAGTCACCTTGATTACCCATAATCCACATTGTACCTGGAAAAAGATGCATGAGTAGCATTAAACCACCATGACAAAACAGGGAAATAGCACCACCCACACAAGCTCAGCAAGCAGATAgtccacacagacagtgagTGGTTGTCACCTAACAGAGCACCATATACCTTTGAGGTTGACCATGGATAAAGATGATAAAGCAGCATACAATGCACATTGTACACTGGGCCATCTGAGGGAAGAGACTTTTATGTCTTGGACTTGATGTGAACCCTCAGAACATTACTGAGATAAGATGAAAAGCATTCAGAGGTGGATATCTGATTTCCCAACTGCTGAGCTGCCGTTCAGGAGTGTATAGTAATCTGGAGTGGTTAACATTTAGCTCCTTTAACTACTGAGAGCTTCTGCGACAACAGTTACAATCTGTGGTTGACATGGACAATATTAACCTGGACTCAACACTGGCCACAACATGTCGAAATGACAAAACTGtacctgcagagctgaaaataataaaaatcctTGAAGCACCACTCgttgttttcttcagctgatTTAGATCTTTGCTATCTAAAAATGGTCGTGATAGTGGAGTGAACTTTCAGCCTGACAGCTACTCCACCTGCAGTGTCATACATGAGAATAGCTCTGATTactcatttttgtttgtgtgaatgttttgCAAAATGTTTCACATGACAGTGAAGTTTTGGAAGATTAACTGAATAAAATGAATTGATGACTGTATAGATAAACAGTAAAATATGGGAAGTATGTATTTCATGCTGTGCGGCAGAAATGATCAATGCAGTTATCTAAGCTTACCTTGGTGTGTCCACACGTGCTATGATCCTGTTTTTGGCATGAGTGAGTGAATGCATGCCTCAGTGACTTTTGGTCCAGAGGCTCAAGAAGAGGCTGGAGGTCTGCAGTGGTCCatgttcctttgttttgttgctgcttgCAGTGTGCAGAGAGtcattaactgtgtgtgtgtgtgtgtgtgtgtgtgtgtgtgtgtgtgtgtgtgtgtgtgtgtgtgtgtgtgtgtgtgtgtgtgtgtgtgccatttgGTGTTGAGCAGGTGGTGTACAATGGGtttttagtgatttttttttttttttttttactgaaaacagcttcctgctATGGAACAAAACCATGCTATAAAAGCAGTAAAAGTGAGCTAAGACAGTAAAGCTGTGGTCCACActgctaaacaatgagctgaactTACTATAAAATCccataaagctgaggggagctgcagattgtTGTTAATCACAGCCACTTTAACCATGTGCTCCACTGTCACATGTGATAATGAAGCATATAAACCCTCAAAGAATTTCCTGATTTCTATCCTAAAGGGTGGAAGTGACACTGACCTTGTGTATTTGAAATTTATATCGCGTGTCAACATTTAATCCAGGGACAAAGTTCATATTGTATAAGTCCAAATACTTGATGATGATAtatgttcattttcatgttaaaaaGATACTAAAGAAACACCTCAAAGAACCAGCCATCAattttcagatgtttctcaTAAACCCATATGACTcatacactcatacacataGATATCTTTATGCACATCCTTACAATAATCCTAGATATGACTGCTATATATTTCTAGACAATATACATCACTCAGTAAATGCTGACACCTGTCTGTGTTTAGTTAATAATTGTATTAGAAAGGAACACTGATAAGCTCTCTAAGCAGTGGACTCTAAATTGCTTAACAGTtacactgcagaaaaaaatgtcatgacATGAAAAAGGAGGGACAAAAAGATGATTATTCTAAACATTAACATCATCCAAAGCCCGGCTAAACATCTGAATTTCAAGTTTGTGACCAAAATGTGCCTTTACACACTGAAATGATACAATGTATATGCAATAAAACAATCTGACTTTCTCAAGGGCTGTAGGTGTGGCTGgataagctaagataagctatGATGGAAAATATAATCCCTCTGAATGAAGAATGTTTCATTCTCGTCAAACAAGCTCAcacaaactgtatttattttcatatattgaTGCTTCAGGTGTGCTTGTTCGTCATCAGTATAATCTCTCAGCTTTGTGATATAGCAAGCAAACAACCAACACAACTCTACACACGAACACAAACTTTTTTGAACCAATTCTCgtatactgtaaataaagacCTCTCCTCTGTTCCTGTCACATGACTTTGCACTATTTCCCTCACAAACTCACAAATATCAAAGTCACCTTTTCCGGTAAAGTATCGGCGATGACACCGTCTGTGATGTATTAACCATTATCAACGAGGTTGCCTCTTTCAAACTTGCTGACATTACATAATACAACACAGAATGTAATAAGCTACTGATAAGAACAGTTTAGGTGCCATAGGTCACATTAAATACCTCAGTACCCCTTCTGAGGATACACAGTAGAGGTAAAGgactcagagagagacagtccaCTGAGGAGGTTGTATAAGAGAGGAGGCAGCCCCTTGAAAGCTTTGCAGGAAAGTAGCAAAACCAACAACTGGTGACCACAGTGAGCCTCAGTGGCTGcattttccagttttctcaGTTAGAGTTTACAAGAAGCAAACATGAAGCTGAAGTTACCAAACCCAGGACTGGATCAACGGATCCCTTCTCATGGGGACCTGGAGAggctggagaaggaggaggcaggTGACAGACCCAAATGGGACAACAAAGCCCAGTACCTGCTCACCTGTGTGGGCTTCTGCGTGGGACTTGGCAACGTCTGGAGGTTCCCTTACCTTTGTCAAAGCCATGGAGGAGGtaagctgggatgagagttcTTTCAGATAGACATAAAAACTAAGAGCTGTCAGAAAATGAGCAGTGTGCATGAGTTATTAAAAAGATCTAAACGTGTATTTACCCACTTTCAGTAAGCAAGGAGGGCCAACATTAAACACATCCagaattactattattattgcTTGTGCTGTAATGCATAAACTGAAGCATTTGAAGGGATTGATTCAttatgactgatttttttttaatagaaaacAATTTGAGataaacatattttctcaaAATTGTGGGTTACCTGAATGTTGCAAAGCAGTACATACAAACTGTCTTAGCACCAGTTTTCTCCTGAGATAATTTTGCTCTGTAACATGCTTAGAAAAGCAGAGACTAAAACTTTAAAAGTGTAGAATCAAAGAATGATTCCCTTGAAAATAGCTTACCAATGTTGATCAACTGCCACATATTGAAGCTACTGGAATAACTTGTTACTTGTTTACTGTCTCAACCTTTAACACTTGAATGTGTCATAAGTCTTAGTTATGGATTCATTTGTATCTACTGTAGGCCATAAAACATGTACGATGCGGTTTATCAGTTATGGGCGTCTTTATGGGAACAGTTTTGTGAATGAAATCCTCTGCTAAATATTTACTCACCTTCATGAAAGTACTGATTATACTAAATCATTCCCCACACTCTCCATCATGACAATGTGTACCTAGGAGCGTTTATGATCCCATTCCTTATCCTGCTGGTCCTGGAAGGAATCCCGCTGCTGCATCTGGAGTTTGCCATTGGTCAGCGCCTGAGGAGAGGCAGTGTGGGAGTGTGGAGATCAATCAGTCCATACCTGACAGGAGTtggtgggttgttttttttttttttttaaaagcatgcACATTATGTTGTGTATTTCTCTCTGAGCTCTCTGAGCAATGTCAGTGGGATATAGCTCCAGGGTTACCAGTCATATCGGCCTGTAGGCCAGTCGGCTGTTTCACCACTTCGATCctaaaaaatagaaatatttatttGATGGATTAACATTATTTGATGGATTAACATGAAATTCCCATTAAAGGTCCCCAAAGGATTAATCCTGTTGACTTTGACTTGACCCCTTGACTTCTCTTCAAGTGCCACCATGAAGATCAATTTTGTGGATTATATGATTCAGAAACTGCCATCGACTTTGGTACAAACATGCCCCCCGCTGGATGAAGGGTGATCATTTTGATGATCCATTAGCTTTTCATATAGCGCCAACAtcaaaacattaaaatttcacatcgtccagtactttggtttatgatcaaatacctgcaagaCTAGTGACACTCCCATCAGTCCCAGCTTTACttcttgctaattagcaagtgtgagcatgcaaacatgctatGCTAAGATAGTGAGCGTGGTTAGCATTATAACTGCttcacatcagcatgttggTATAGCCATTGTCACAATGGTAGCTTGCtgaatttagcatttagcaagtagctacagcctcacagacctGCTATCATGGCTCTTAGACTCTTGGTCTTATTTAAAAAAGCATTACCACATGTTtaactttttcattttgttacaGGTATTGCGTCTTTGCTTGTGTCATTTTTGGTGGGCATGTACTACAATACCATCATGGCCTGGATCATGTGGTATCTCTTCAACTCCTTCCAGGACCCTCTGCCTTGGAGCCAGTGTCCTCTCAATGCGAACAGGACAGGTAGGCCTCACCTGCAGTACAGACATCTGTACAGTCTGCGGCAACTTCTCTGACATCTTGTTCTGAACTACATGATCTGAAAGTTTGACTTTTGTTGTCTCTTTATCCGTCCTTTGCAGGTCTGGTGGATGAGTGTGCTCGGAGCAGCACTGTTGACTACTTCTGGTACAGAGAGACTCTGAACACCTCGACAGCAATCGACGATGCTGGAGGACTGCAGTGGTGGATGGTGCTAGCCCTCATATCTGCCTGGACTCTGCTCTATGTCTGCTGCATCCGGGGGATCGAGACCACTGGAAAGGTGTGAAAGTGGCAGTCATGTCTGATTTAGAGCCTTAATGTATGTtcaaatatacatttttggCTCATTTTGTCATTGTGTCATTTCTCAGGCTGTCTACATCACCTCCACTCTGCCATATCTGGTCCTCACTATCTTCCTCATCAGAGGACTGACTCTGAAAGGATCTGTAGATGGAATTAAGTTCCTCTTCACACCAGATGTAAGAATGCAGCACACCAACCAACATGTGTCAGTTCATTGAATATAATGCAAACGTATATATTTGCAGCATGAGACTGCTAAAGGTTAAAAATAGAAATTCAAACACATACTGGCAACAAATTATGAATAAACCATCAAAACACTTTTACTAATGGTCCAAGCATTTGGCACATTGAGAAGGCTGAGTGTCATTTGAATAAGAACTTTAAAACTGATATAGTGTATGTAAATGAATTGCTTCATCATTGTCTTACTTTTTATGATTCTCACACAATACTTTTTCTTGTCTCCTGGTTTTGTGTGACCTGAAAGATCACACTTTAAAAAACCTCACTTACAATCCTGGAGTGCAATATTGCCACATATTAATCATTAACAACGGCTGGAGCAGTAAGATATATTGTTATCCTGTTATTTTTGAGGAGCATATTACGAGGGGAAATAATTTACAAAGCAATCTCAGCTCAGTTTTACTGTTAACAAATCCTAAtttccatttcctcttttaGGTGGATGAGTTAATGAATCCAGCGACCTGGTTAGATGCGGGTGCTCAAGTGTTCTACTCCTTCTCCTTGGCTTTTGGAGGTCTCATCTCTTTTTCCAGTTACAACTCTGTTCAGTGAGTACCTCCCTACACTGCACAGTCATACGATGAACCTTCGTTTGAACTGTTCTCCTCACATGTTCATAATTTCCACATAGCAACAACTGTGAGCTGGATGCTGTACTCATCTCCATCATCAATGGCTGCACCTCAGTGTTCTCTGCCACGGTTATCTACTCCATCATCGGCTTCAGGGCCACGGAGAAATTTGACGACTGCATGGATAAGTGAGTTTTAACTTGCAAACAGGCATGAAAAAGCGAAGTAACTGGGATTCAGTTATATCAGACTGAACTCATctcgctgttttgttttttttttcagcaacatCTTGAAGCTGATGAATGCCTTCAACTATCCTGAAAACAACATCACAGAAAGCAACTACGACGAAGTCCTGAAACAACTCAACCAGACATATCCAGACACCATCCAAGGATTGCAATTACAGACCTGTGACATGCAGTTTTTCCTCAGCCAGGTCAATAGAGAAAATTTAGATACTTTACCATCATTGCTTCTATTTTTAACTATGTATCCTGTGACATCAAGGTGTCAATATTTGATGTATGCTCCTTCAGGGCGTGGAGGGGACCGGTCTGGCCTTCATCGTGTTCACAGAAGCCATCATCAAGAtgcctgtttctcctctgtgggctgtcctcttcttcatcatgcTATTCTGCCTCGGCCTCTCGACTATGTTTGGCAACATTGAGGGAGTGGTGGTTCCTTTGCAGGACCTCAAACTGTTGCCCCGATCTTGGCCAAAAGAAGTTTTCAGTGGTAATTTTCTAAATTTCGTGCTAAATACAACAGACTTCAGGATTATGATATTTCATCTGGATATATGAGCATAACCTCTTAtttctattgtttgttttttttccagctctgaCTTGCTTAATATCTTTAGCTTTTGGGCTCATGTTTTCTCTGCGCTCTGGAAACTACTGGCTAGCTCTTTTTGACAACTTTGCTGGCTCTATCCCCCTTCTGGTCATCGGATTCTGTGAAATGATCTCTGTCATCTACATCTATGGCATAGATAGGTGAGTCTATTCAGGGAAGCTATTATTGGTGCAGAGTAACAAGGTAATGGCTTCTTAGccatgctgtgctgtgttttatgccCATAAGGAAATATTAACATACTAACATGAGAAACTTTAAACCTACTAAATCTCAGAGTGATAGCACTGAGAGCATATTAGCAAGCTGACTCTAGCATTACAATCAAAGCACTGTTGTGCAGCCTCACACAGTCGCTTGATGCCTGCACACTCTTCTTATTCTCATACATGCCTGAGGGAGAGGCACTTGCTGGAAACAAAGCAGGAAGTAACGTGGCATTGTGTTCTGACCTTGGAACAGAGATAATGTGTAAGTCACCACAGAAGAGATAAAGAAGTACAGAGAACTGTATCTGGTGATATAACAAGTCGAtgaggaggagtgtggaaaatgttttgctCATGGTTTCAGTAATGCTATGGATGAGAGCAGTAAAATGTTACTTAGAAGTTATAAAATCTGTAAAACATGCAAGGTTATACAAGGTTAGGGTTCAGATTAAAGAAACAGGTAAGTCACAAAGTCACTGCTTTATTTACTGTACCTAATAAAATAGAAGGTCATCTTTTATGGATGCTTTCATACACACTCAGTTGACATTATGTTTCTATTATGCCTCCAAACAGGTTTAACAAGGACATTGAGTTTATGATTGGCCACAAGCCCAATATTTTCTGGCAGGTGACATGGAGGGTGGTCAGTCCACTCATTATGATGGTCATCCTGGTTTTCTACTTTGTAACCCAAGTCTCCAAGACTCTCACCTACTTGGTCTGGGACCCAGAAGCGGTAAGTGTGCTCATCACAATAAGTTAAGCCTAAAGAC
It encodes the following:
- the LOC139345584 gene encoding sodium-dependent neutral amino acid transporter B(0)AT1-like, yielding MKLKLPNPGLDQRIPSHGDLERLEKEEAGDRPKWDNKAQYLLTCVGFCVGLGNVWRFPYLCQSHGGGAFMIPFLILLVLEGIPLLHLEFAIGQRLRRGSVGVWRSISPYLTGVGIASLLVSFLVGMYYNTIMAWIMWYLFNSFQDPLPWSQCPLNANRTGLVDECARSSTVDYFWYRETLNTSTAIDDAGGLQWWMVLALISAWTLLYVCCIRGIETTGKAVYITSTLPYLVLTIFLIRGLTLKGSVDGIKFLFTPDVDELMNPATWLDAGAQVFYSFSLAFGGLISFSSYNSVHNNCELDAVLISIINGCTSVFSATVIYSIIGFRATEKFDDCMDNNILKLMNAFNYPENNITESNYDEVLKQLNQTYPDTIQGLQLQTCDMQFFLSQGVEGTGLAFIVFTEAIIKMPVSPLWAVLFFIMLFCLGLSTMFGNIEGVVVPLQDLKLLPRSWPKEVFSALTCLISLAFGLMFSLRSGNYWLALFDNFAGSIPLLVIGFCEMISVIYIYGIDRFNKDIEFMIGHKPNIFWQVTWRVVSPLIMMVILVFYFVTQVSKTLTYLVWDPEAEGFPTLEARPYPSWINVIIFILAGVPSLAIPAVAIFKFIQRRLCKKKKKSYSDNTVDSISAKVQMSDKMKF